The genomic stretch GAGAGCATCTTCTTTGAATTGAGCGAGCTCTATGAGAACGGCCTGTTCATGAGCAACCTGTTCTCGTTTCTCGAGCTGCAGCCGTCGATGGTCCAACCCGCCTCCCCGCGGCCCGTGCCGCGGCCGCTGCGGCAAGGCTTCGAGTTCCGCCACGTCGCATTCCGCTACCCCGGGCAGGAGACATGGGCCCTGCGCGACGTGACCTTCGCCATCCGGCCAGGGGAGAAGATCGCCCTGGTGGGGCCGAACGGGGCCGGCAAGACCACGATCGTCAAGCTGCTGACGCGTCTGTACGACCCGACCGAGGGCGAAGTTCTGCTCGACGGTGTCGATCTGAGGGAGTACGACCTCGGGCAGCTGCATCACCGCATCGGGGTAATCTTTCAGGACTTCGTGCGCTACCATCTGGCCGCCTTCGAGAACATCGGGTTCGGCCAGATCGAAGCCCTCGACGACCGGCAGCGGATCGAGCAGGCCGCCGCCATGAGCGGCGCCGACGGGGTGATCGCCGGCCTACCGGAAGGATACGAGACCACCCTCGGTCGCTGGTTCTCGCGCGGCCGGGAGCTTTCCGGCGGCGAGTGGCAGAAAGTCGCTCTGGCGCGGGCCTTCATGCGTGATTGCGAGGTCTTGATCCTGGACGAACCGACCGCCGCCCTAGACGCCGAGAATGAGTTCCAGGTGTTCCAGCAGTTCCGGCGGTTGACCGCCGACAAGACTGCGGTCCTGATCAGCCACCGCTTCTCCACCGTGCGCATGGCCGACCAGATCTACGTCGTCGAGGGCGGATCGATCCGCGAGCGCGGCAGCCACGAAGACCTGATCGCCCTCGGGGGCACCTACGCCCGGCTGTTCACCCTGCAGGCCGAGTCCTACCGCTAGGACCCCTGCAACCGCCGCCGGCCGCCAGCCCGCACTCGATTGCCCCACCCGCAGCTACGCCTCCGGCAATCTGCTGGAGCGGCTTCGTCGCGCCCCAATTCCGCGCGGCCCGAATTCGGTGGATGCTATACTCCCGCCCGATCCGCCGACCGGAGATCCCGATGGTCAAGCGCATCCGCATCACGGCCGGCAAGGTGTCCGCCCTTGCCGATCTCGACGCTTCCCCGACCGCAGAGGCGATCTGGAGCGCCCTGCCCATCCAAGCCTCCGCCAGCCGATGGGGGGATGAGGTGTACTTCGAGATCCCGGTTCGCCTGGAGGAGGCGCCCGGCGCAAGGCAGGTGATGAAAGTCGGTGAGCTGGGCTATTGGCCGATCGGCTCGGCCTTCTGCGTCTTCTTCGGGCCGACGCCTGCGAGTGAGGGCGAGGAACCCCGAGCCTACAGCAACGTCAACCCCTTCGGTTTGGTCCAGGGCGACCCCGGCGTGTTCTCCGCCGTCCGCAGCGGGGCCCGGGTAGTGGTTGGCCGCGCCGAGTGAAGCGGTGTCTGGGCAGATCGGGGTTCTCGGCGGCCACGCATCTCCAGGGAGCAGGCGCGTTCAATGGACTTCAGTCGAAGATCTCACGCGACGGCCCCCCGATCCCAGTGACTTGATCATGTAGCTCTCCCCCAGGTGGTAGCCCAGGCGGCGGTAATACGGTCGCGTGCCGATGGCGGCGATGACCGCCACACGGGGAAAGCCCGCCTGCCCAGCCACTCGCTCTCCCCAGTCCACCAGCCGAGCCCCCAGCCCGGCATGTTGCGCCGCACCATTCGACGGCTCTCCGAGCGGGAGTGAGGGGCCGTATACGTGGACCTCCCGGATGATCCCGGCCTGCGCCAGATCGGCCAGCGTAGGCTGAGGGGATTGTTCGCCCGGCAGCCACAATCGCAAGTACCCCGCAAGCCGATCCTCGGAGGTCTCGAGCGCCAGGAAGTGCTCGGTGCCGCCGGCGGCGGCGTAGGAGATGGACTCCGGACGCAATCCGGTCTCCAGCACATTCCCCGACCGCACTTCGCGGCATCGGATGCAACTACACTGTCGACCACGCTCCGCCAGGGTCCGCAGGACGTCCTGCCGCAAGCTTGTGCGTCGATTTCCCTCGATCACATGGTGCGAGGGGATATCCCGGACGACCCGGTTCACCCGGCAATAGCGGGGGATCAGAAGCTTGATGTCTGCAAGCAGGTCCACCAGCACCGGTCGGGTGTACGGAGCGTACTCGCCCCGCTGCCAGGATTCCGCCAGGCCTGTCCC from Anaerolineales bacterium encodes the following:
- a CDS encoding cyclophilin-like fold protein; the protein is MLYSRPIRRPEIPMVKRIRITAGKVSALADLDASPTAEAIWSALPIQASASRWGDEVYFEIPVRLEEAPGARQVMKVGELGYWPIGSAFCVFFGPTPASEGEEPRAYSNVNPFGLVQGDPGVFSAVRSGARVVVGRAE
- a CDS encoding tRNA uridine(34) 5-carboxymethylaminomethyl modification radical SAM/GNAT enzyme Elp3, whose translation is LEAIGHPTEKVELLILGGTWSAYPRAYQRWFVQRCLEALNGCEAPSLNSAQAANEGAGHRNVGMVIETRPDCISPSEIAHLRRLGVTKVQLGAQSLDDELLRRNRRGHKLSETQQAMRLLRAAGFKIVLHWMPNLLGATPQTDREDFARIWALEDVRPDELKIYPTQLLPGTGLAESWQRGEYAPYTRPVLVDLLADIKLLIPRYCRVNRVVRDIPSHHVIEGNRRTSLRQDVLRTLAERGRQCSCIRCREVRSGNVLETGLRPESISYAAAGGTEHFLALETSEDRLAGYLRLWLPGEQSPQPTLADLAQAGIIREVHVYGPSLPLGEPSNGAAQHAGLGARLVDWGERVAGQAGFPRVAVIAAIGTRPYYRRLGYHLGESYMIKSLGSGGRRVRSSTEVH